Proteins from a genomic interval of Papaver somniferum cultivar HN1 chromosome 4, ASM357369v1, whole genome shotgun sequence:
- the LOC113274571 gene encoding uncharacterized protein LOC113274571 isoform X1, whose translation MEIESVIEFLSQVPLLQRLPTSSLHKIAQLIQFKHYNSGEYVAREGEIKYGIYFIWHGEVEVRGVSVNLESEDHSEIQLKIHDYFGHGAVSSFHEADVIALTKLTCLMLPSEYSTLLQPNSIWSAQETHDERLSMVERVLQLEPIDVNIFRGFTLPEAPTFAQVFGGQLIAQSLAAATKTVDCGKLVHSLHSYFLLVGNLDMPVIYEVHRLRDGNSFATRRVDAIQNGNVIFTLLASFQKDENGFEHQEVIMPSVLSPETLLTMEELRERRLSRPPFPRDHRENLDTYVPWPVDIKFCEEADCSQTKTPPRMRYWFKAKGRLSDDLALHRCVVAYTSDLIFSAISLNPHYERGVKTLALSLDHSMWFHRPFRADDWILYVIESPCAASGRGYASAHMFNQKGELIISLVQEALTRKIRASRPIAHSNL comes from the exons ATGGAGATCGAATCAG TAATCGAGTTTCTATCTCAGGTTCCGTTATTACAAAGACTCCCAACTTCATCACTGCATAAGATTGCCCAACTTATCCAGTTCAAACATTACA ATTCAGGTGAGTATGTTGCTCGAGAAGGAGAAATTAAGTATGGAATTTACTTCATCTGGCACGGTGAG GTGGAAGTTCGCGGTGTGTCCGTTAATCTGGAGAGTGAAGATCATTCAGAAATTCAGTTGAAAATACATGATTACTTTGGCCATG GGGCAGTAAGTTCCTTTCATGAGGCTGATGTGATTGCTTTAACTAAG CTAACCTGCTTGATGTTGCCCAGTGAATATAGTACGTTGCTGCAGCCAAATTCAATCTGGTCAGCTCAAGAAACGCATGATGAGAGACTCTCAATGGTGGAACGTGTACTGCAGTTGGAACCAATTGAT GTAAATATTTTCCGTGGATTCACATTGCCTGAAGCTCCAACGTTTGCACAGGTTTTCGGGGGACAGTTGATTGCACAG TCACTGGCTGCCGCGACAAAGACTGTTGATTGTGGAAAACTTGTACATAGTTTGCACAGTTATTTCCTACTTGTTGGGAATCTAGACA TGCCAGTTATATATGAGGTTCATCGGCTACGTGATGGGAATAGCTTTGCTACCCGAAGAGTAGATGCTATACAAAATGGAAATGTCATATTCACTTTGCTCGCTTCATTTCAG AAGGACGAAAATGGGTTCGAGCACCAGGAAGTTATAATGCCATCTGTTCTATCTCCAGAAACG CTTCTAACAATGGAAGAGTTGCGAGAGAGGCGTCTTTCTCGTCCTCCTTTTCCcag GGACCATCGTGAGAATCTGGATACTTATGTTCCTTGGCCTGTAGATATAAAGTTTTGTGAGGAAGCTGACTGTAGCCAAACCAAAACGCCACCAAG AATGAGGTACTGGTTTAAAGCAAAGGGAAGGCTTTCAGATGACCTGGCTTTGCACAG ATGTGTGGTTGCTTATACTTCAGATCTTATATTCAGTGCAATAAGCTTGAACCCTCATTATGAAAGAGGTGTGAAGACGTTAGCACTCAGTTTGGATCACTC GATGTGGTTTCACCGGCCATTTAGAGCTGATGACTGGATATTATATGTG ATTGAAAGTCCGTGTGCGGCTAGTGGGCGGGGATATGCTTCTGCGCATATGTTTAATCAGAAAGGAGAG CTTATCATTTCATTGGTTCAAGAGGCTCTAACCAGGAAAATTCGAGCTTCACGTCCAATTGCCCATTCAAATCTGTAA
- the LOC113274571 gene encoding uncharacterized protein LOC113274571 isoform X2: MLLEKEKLSMEFTSSGTVEVRGVSVNLESEDHSEIQLKIHDYFGHGAVSSFHEADVIALTKLTCLMLPSEYSTLLQPNSIWSAQETHDERLSMVERVLQLEPIDVNIFRGFTLPEAPTFAQVFGGQLIAQSLAAATKTVDCGKLVHSLHSYFLLVGNLDMPVIYEVHRLRDGNSFATRRVDAIQNGNVIFTLLASFQKDENGFEHQEVIMPSVLSPETLLTMEELRERRLSRPPFPRDHRENLDTYVPWPVDIKFCEEADCSQTKTPPRMRYWFKAKGRLSDDLALHRCVVAYTSDLIFSAISLNPHYERGVKTLALSLDHSMWFHRPFRADDWILYVIESPCAASGRGYASAHMFNQKGELIISLVQEALTRKIRASRPIAHSNL, translated from the exons ATGTTGCTCGAGAAGGAGAAATTAAGTATGGAATTTACTTCATCTGGCACG GTGGAAGTTCGCGGTGTGTCCGTTAATCTGGAGAGTGAAGATCATTCAGAAATTCAGTTGAAAATACATGATTACTTTGGCCATG GGGCAGTAAGTTCCTTTCATGAGGCTGATGTGATTGCTTTAACTAAG CTAACCTGCTTGATGTTGCCCAGTGAATATAGTACGTTGCTGCAGCCAAATTCAATCTGGTCAGCTCAAGAAACGCATGATGAGAGACTCTCAATGGTGGAACGTGTACTGCAGTTGGAACCAATTGAT GTAAATATTTTCCGTGGATTCACATTGCCTGAAGCTCCAACGTTTGCACAGGTTTTCGGGGGACAGTTGATTGCACAG TCACTGGCTGCCGCGACAAAGACTGTTGATTGTGGAAAACTTGTACATAGTTTGCACAGTTATTTCCTACTTGTTGGGAATCTAGACA TGCCAGTTATATATGAGGTTCATCGGCTACGTGATGGGAATAGCTTTGCTACCCGAAGAGTAGATGCTATACAAAATGGAAATGTCATATTCACTTTGCTCGCTTCATTTCAG AAGGACGAAAATGGGTTCGAGCACCAGGAAGTTATAATGCCATCTGTTCTATCTCCAGAAACG CTTCTAACAATGGAAGAGTTGCGAGAGAGGCGTCTTTCTCGTCCTCCTTTTCCcag GGACCATCGTGAGAATCTGGATACTTATGTTCCTTGGCCTGTAGATATAAAGTTTTGTGAGGAAGCTGACTGTAGCCAAACCAAAACGCCACCAAG AATGAGGTACTGGTTTAAAGCAAAGGGAAGGCTTTCAGATGACCTGGCTTTGCACAG ATGTGTGGTTGCTTATACTTCAGATCTTATATTCAGTGCAATAAGCTTGAACCCTCATTATGAAAGAGGTGTGAAGACGTTAGCACTCAGTTTGGATCACTC GATGTGGTTTCACCGGCCATTTAGAGCTGATGACTGGATATTATATGTG ATTGAAAGTCCGTGTGCGGCTAGTGGGCGGGGATATGCTTCTGCGCATATGTTTAATCAGAAAGGAGAG CTTATCATTTCATTGGTTCAAGAGGCTCTAACCAGGAAAATTCGAGCTTCACGTCCAATTGCCCATTCAAATCTGTAA
- the LOC113274569 gene encoding uncharacterized protein LOC113274569 yields MVCRAETKENWIIFLKHLKDAILAHPVKVAFISDRQKGLLEAVGIVFPGHHHRYCWRHLYKNFKKDYKGLELYSSLWNAAKAYKEKHFQEHFDNIVKQSAAAGAYLSREDPATWSRAFFNPIHCCEHMNNNFSESFNNMINKMRNKPIIMIGIMYANILAKTCSCLQWQLRGFPCMHAVSALHSIRPQWRKYCSDYYSVENYKATYAPTFAPLDDKSEWVQPNMNKKILNPPHSRKPGRPKSKRVRSYDEPRVEKTKRRCGKCGNVTNHNKRTCAGGEVGSNPTAKRQRTECDAQSFTFSNIEPSQTTGVRGAAKSNKKRTASFVGECFTGPGSQPLATPSSTPASTTPMSLPSIAPSSTPPSTINNLYQNFFGIGSVSQNIKQGKGRGNGKAKKK; encoded by the exons ATGGTATGCAGAGCTGAAACAAAGGAAaattggatcatttttttgaagcatttgaagGATGCAATATTAGCACATCCAGTGAAAGTGGCTTTCATTTCAGATAGGCAAAAAGGTTTATTGGAAGCTGTTGGTATAGTGTTTCCTGGCCATCACCACAGATACTGTTGGAG ACATTTATACAAAAATTTCAAGAAGGATTACAAGGGTCTTGAATTATACAGTTCTTTATGGAATGCAGCAAAAGCATACAAAGAAAAGCATTTTCAG GAACATTTTGACAATATTGTGAAACAGAGTGCTGCAGCTGGTGCTTATCTCAGTAGAGAAGATCCTGCTACATGGTCCAGGGCCTTTTTTAACCCTATTCACTGTTGTGAACatatgaacaacaatttttcagaGTCTTTTAACAATATGATCAACAAGATGAGAAATAAACCAATTATAATGATAGGAATAATGTATGCTAACATACTTGCCAAGACTTGCTCTTGTTTGCAGTGGCAGTTGAGGGGGTTCCCCTGTATGCATGCAGTGAGTGCATTGCATAGCATAAGGCCACAATGGAGAaa GTACTGCAGTGATTACTATTCAGTGGAGAACTATAAGGCCACATATGCACCAACTTTTGCACCACTAGATGATAAAAGTGAATGGGTCCAG CCAAACATGAACAAGAAGATCTTGAACCCTCCTCACAGTAGGAAACCAGGAAGACCCAAGAGCAAGAGGGTAAGAAGTTATGATGAACCTCGTGTtgagaagacaaaaaggaggtgtGGGAAATGTGGAAATGTTACTAACCACAACAAAAGAACATGTGCTGGTGGTGAAGTGGGATCTAATCCAACTGCAAAGAGGCAAAGGACTGAATGTGATGCACAAAGCTTCACCTTCAGCAACATAGAGCCAAGTCAGACCACCGGAGTTAGGGGTGCAGCTAAGTCAAACAAGAAGAGAACGGCATCATTTGTTGGTGAATGTTTTACAGGGCCTGGCAGTCAGCCTTTGGCAACACCATCTTCTACTCCAGCTTCCACAACACCTATGAGTCTGCCATCTATAGCACCATCTTCTACTCCACCCTCTACAATAAATAACCTTTATCAGAACTTCTTTGGCATTGGATCTGTATCTCAGAATATAAAACAAGGAAAGGGAAGGGGAAATGGAAAGGCTAAGAAGAAATGA